A region of the Thermoplasmata archaeon genome:
CACAACAGGGGCCCGGGCGAGGCCAGCTCGGTCAATGTCAGCATCTATGTTGACGGCCGGCTCGTGTGCATCCTTCCTCTGGCGGGGACTCTTGCCGCCGACGAGCCGTTCAACTCCGGCCATGTCGAGTATATCTGGGACGCCACCTCCCTCAGCTTCGGGGAGCACACCCTGCGGGTCGAGGCCGGCGCCCCCTGTGGCGACGCGAATCCCGGGGACAATGGCGCCTCGAGGGGGCTCATGGTGGGCTGGGCACCGGCGCTCCTGATTCGGACAGACGAAACCACTAGGACCGCAAACTCGACCCCCGACGGGGGCGAAATCGTCCGGTTCACCGGAAGCGTCTCCGTATATGATGACTCCGGCGGGCCCGTGGAGGTCACCCTGGACGCCAGCACGGATAGGGGCTGGGACGCCGACATCCTTCCGAGAAACATGGTCTTCACGAATTCCTCGCCGCAGGCCTTCGTCGCCACGGTGCTTGTCCCTCCCGGAGCTGGCGAGCCCGGGATCACCACACTGACAATCAACGGAATGGCCTTCAATGGATATTTCCTGGACCTTGCGAGTACAATGGCGTCCATAGTAATACAACCATACTGCTGCTTCACCGTCGAGCCCGTCAGGGACTGGTATCCCGTTGGTCCCGGAGGGGTGGCGGGGTTGGAAATCGCCGTGACGAACACGGGCAATTCAATCGACTCCTTCAGAATTAGCATAGAGAATCAAAAAGAGCTCGGACGCCGGGGCTGGGAGTTCATAATGGAAAGAACCACCCTTGCGAGACTCAGTCCGGGCAGCAAGTCATCGGCGACGCTCTACATCCGGGCCCCGGCCGCGGGCGGGGGGAGGGCGGAAATCCGCCTGAATGTTTCATCTCTCAATGCGGAGAACATGCACTCGCCCGTCTCCGAGGTGCGGACAGTTACTGTAGAGGCCCGGAAGGGAGAACCACAACCGGTTATTACACTCGAAAACGCCGCCGCCGTTCTCCTTCTCGTCTTCTGGGTTGCGGTCGTGGTCGACCTTCTCAGGTGGCGGAAGCGCTTAGGGCCCGCGCCTTCCGGCAGCGGCCGGGAGGGTCATGGAAACAATATTTAACCATCCCGACCGATGTCGGAAAGGGGTGTGCCGATGGAGAGAGGATCGCGCCTTGTGTGTGCCCTCGCCGCTCTGCTTCTTTTCCTTCCTCCGGTCTCAGAGGGATCGCGGGCCGGTGACCTGCCGGACCTCTCCGTTTCTCCGGAGGGCATCGCGTTCATCGTTAATGGCGAGAAGGCAAACCTGAGCATCGCGGGGCTGCCCGTCATGCTCAGCATTACCGTCCGGAACGCCGGCCCCGGGAGCTCTGAGGGGGGGTTCGTCCTCATCACAATCGACGGCTCGCCCGCCGCAAATCTCTCCCTCAACACCACCCTCTCCCCCTCGGCGCCGCTCAACGTCACAACCGTCGAGTGGCTCTGGAACGGCACGGCCCCCGCCGGGAGCCACACCGTGCGCGTCGAGGTCAACGACACCGCGGGCGACGCGGACCCGTCAAACAACGCGGCCGTGGTCGTTTTCAGGACCATAACAGAGCCCGTTGTGAAAGTCTACCTGGACCGGGCGCTCGCGGAGGCCGAGGTCTCGGAGTCGGCGCAGGGCAATGTGAGGCTCACAGGGTGCGTGAACGTGAAGAGCGAGGAAGGGGTCAGGCTGATGATTCAGATGACCGCGAGCACGGACACCGGCTGGCCCACCTCGGTGAGCCCCTTGGAGGCGGTGTTCGATTCTTCCGGAACGAGGGCCTTCGAGGCGCTCGTCGTCGTCCCGCAGGCCACCCCGGCCAGCATCATCGGAACCCTCACGCTCCAGGCCCGGGGGAGAGGGGACGGCTTTGTTACTGGAGTTGCGAGTCAGACCGCCAAAATCATCGTAAGGCCATACTTCAGGGTGGGTATGGAGGCCTCGCCCCCTCACAGCGAGGCCGCGCCGGGCGGGGAGGCGGAGTTCTATTTGAAGATATGGAACCAGGGCAACTCGGTGGACTCCTTCGACCTCGCGGTCGAGAATCTGAGGGAGCTGGTCAGGGACGGGTGGCTGGTGATGCTGAGCAGCCAGGGCGCCTATCACGTCGCTCCGGGCGAGTGTGGAACCGTGAAGGTGACGGTCAGGGCGCCGGAGCGCTCTTCCCTCTACACGGACGAGACCGCGATAATCAGGCTGCACGTTACATCGCAGGGCGCCGCCGCACGGAACGAGAGCGTGAGCGCCTCCGATATCGTCTATGTGCACGAGCGCGGCTACAATCAGCCGGCGGTCGCGTTTCTGGCGCTCGCGGTGGTTCTGGTTCTCGCGCTCGCCGTGGGATACATCCTCGTATGGTGGCGCAGACGCGGGGAGGAGAGATAATTTATTATATTCTCCAGCGATATCACGTCAGAGAGAGATGCCGAAGTCCCCGAGAGCTCTTTTGTTCGCGGCTGTGGCCCTCATGCTGGTCCCTCCGCTACTCCCCGCGTCCGAAGGGGGCGCGGGGAGCGGCCGCGCCACCCCTCCCCCTTCCCCCGGCGACTGGCTCGTAAATGATACCACCATTCTGACTGGGGAGGATATCGTCCTTAAGGGCAACCTGACTGTCGGCCCCTCCGGCTCCTTGACTTTGACTTGCTGCACCCTCACCCTCGACTGCTCCTACCCCGGCGAGTTCGGAGTCAGCGTGCTCGCCGGGGGTGAGCTGATTCTCAGGCAGTCCACGCTGCAGTCGTCCAATGTTTCGAGGGGCTTCCTGTTCACGGCGCACCGGGGCTCCCTCATCGAGATATCACGCAGCACCGTGCGCCACGCGGGCGTCGGGAAAAGCGCCGACGGAAGTCTGAGCGGCCTGAGGGTTCTCACGCCCTACACCACCATCCACAACACCACATTCGAGCGCTGCTATCAGTGCCTCCACGTCCGCGACACGACGCTGAGGCTCACGGACTGCGAGCTCAGGGACAGCGAGGAAGGCGTCGCCGCCTTCAACTCCACCCTGATTGTCTCGCGCTGCACCTTCAGGGATATCAACAGCACCGCGATTCTGGCGAGCGACCGCTCCGCGCTCAGCGTCTCCTTCTCGAATTTCACCGGGAACCGGAAGTTCGGGATATACGTCAGCCGCTCCACGCTCGACGCGAGGCGCAACACATTCACCGGGAACTACAACGCGATATGGGCGGAGTACTCCTCTTCGGCAGTCTCGGAGAACAGCACGATGCTGAACAACACCTACAGGGGCGTCGGTCTCATGAGCTGCGCGAGCACCCGCGTGTCGGACCACGTCATCACGGGCACCCAGATCTATCCCATCGAGGTCCGCTCGACCCGCGCGCTTCTCGAGAACATCACCCTGAGCAGGGGCCTCCTCGACATCTACCTCACCGACAGGGCATATGTGGAGTGCGTGAACTGCACCGTGCGCCCGACGAACATTTCCGTCGGCGACGCCCACAGCCGGCTGAACGTCTCCTGGTTCCTCGGGGCGAGTGTGGTCTGGTGGTCTAGCGATGGGCCGGTGCAGGGGGCGGAGGTCAGGGCCTACAACGCCTCCGGAGCGTTGGCATTCCAGGGCGTGACGGACGCGCAGGGCCGCCTTTCCTTCGGGAAGGCGCTCGAGTACACATACGCCCGTGACTTCAGGCTCTACTACGGCCCCTACAAGGTCGTTGCTAGCAGGGGGGGCCGGAGCGGGTACGCGTTCTCCAGCCCCGACCGCTCGCTGGATGTCCTGATAAAACTGGACGACATCGGACCCGTCGTCAGGGTTGAGGCCCCCGAGAACGGAACCCATCTGCCGACCCGCGAGTTCGAGCTCAGGGGGACCGCCTGGGACAACGAGACCTCGGTGACGCTTGTCGAGTACAGGACGGGCAGCGGCGCCTGGAAGAGCGCAAAGGGCACCTCTTTCTGGAACGCAACCCTCAACCTGAGCGACGGAACACATACGGTTCAGGTTAGGGCCTGGGACGCGACAAACAACACCGGTCTCGCCTCGCTCACCGTCACCGTGGACACAAAGCCCCCGATGCTCTGCGTGACCGCGCCGGCGAGCGGCAACGTGACGAGGAATTCGGAAACGCTGATGCTCGGGTACACCGAGGCCGGCGCATCTGTCACGGTGAATGGAGCACAGGTGGCCGTGGACAACCGCTCCGGCGCCTTCAACACCACTCTGAGGCTGACAGAGGGCGACAACGTTTTTCTGGTCGAGGCAAGGGACAGGGCCGGGAACAGGGCTCGTGTGACCGTTGTCGTCCGTCTCGACACGATGATACTCCCGTTCGAGGTCTACCCCCTCAACGGCACCTTCACAAACCAGACCAATCTGACGATCTTCGGGGCGATTGAGGAGAACACCACTCTCAAGGTTTGCACGGTGGACGACGAGACCAACCTCACTTGGAACGAGCTCGCCATCAACGTCACCGGCCGGAATTTCTCGCTCGAGTACCCCCTTCGGAATGGAACCAGCCACCTGCGCGTATCGGCCTGGGACCGGTACGGCAACAACGCCACAGCCGACATCTATGTAACTCTCGACACCTCCCCGCCCCTCATAAATCTCAGCTCGCCACCATCTCAGCTCTATTACACGAGGGAGAGGAGGCTTGTCTTCGCGGGCGTGGTCGAGAGGGGGGCTTCGCTCACCCTGAACGGCAAGCCCGTGCTCGTCGAGGAGGGAAACTTCAGCAAGCCCGTCACCCTCGACCTCGGGGAGAATGTTTTCGTGATCACCGCCAGCGACGCTGCCGGAAACACGAGGGTGCTTGTGTACAGGGTCGTTCTCGACAGGGAGAGGCCATTCCTCAATGTGACGAGCCCGAAGAACGGTGCCAGAACCACCGCTTCTAAGGTGCTGGTGAAGGGCTTCACGGAGCAGTGCGCCACGGTTATTGTTAACGGAAAGCCGGCCCGGGTGGACGCCTCTGGCGCCTTTAAAAAGGAGGTGGCCCTGCGGGAGGGCAACAACACAATCGAGATAGTCGCCTACGACCTCGCAGGAAACCCCTCCAGGGTCCAGAGGCTCGTGGTCAGGGAGAGGCAGAGGCCCATCCTCTCGGAGCTCGAGTTTGGGGCCGTGATCGCGCTTGCGCTTGTTCTGGTATTCGTGGGGGTCGTCGCCTGGGACACGAAGAGAACGACGGGAAAGTGGGGTCTGAAGCGCCCCACATGGCTCAGAGTGCCGGACAGGCTGAGGGCATTGATTCCGAAGCCGACATTCGGGAGGGAGGAGTATGAGGCTGGCGCTGGTGCAGTTCAGGCCGCTGCTCGGAGAGAAGGAGCGGAACCTGAGAAGGATAGAGGAGCTGCTGAGGAGGCACTGCAGGCTCCGCTGGCGGGGGCCAAGGCGGCAGCCGGGGCAGGAGTTGGCGGGGGACCGGGGCCAGCGCCTCCCACCAAACCCGCCCAGCCGCCCCAACCCACCAAGCTCGGCGAGGAATACAGAATTTCAGAGAAGCCAGTACCCGAGCCATTCAAGCCCCTGCCCCCGCCCACCGAGGTTCCCGTGCCCGTCCCCGACACCGCACCCACTGGAGCCACCCCATCGCCCCCTCCCGCCAGCGGGGCCCCTACCGCTGGAGCTTCAACCGCCGCAGGCCCAGCTCCCAGTGGTGCGGGTGGGGCCGGAGGCGCCGCCCCCGCTACGGCAACGACGGGTCCCAGCGCCCCCGCATCCCCTCCCTCTCCTTCACAGCCCCCAGGAGCTCCACTCCAGCCTCCGAAGCCGGAGCCGAGGCCCGAGGAGCTCGACCCCCTCGCGGAGATTCTCGGCACACCCACGAAAAAGCTATGAGGTAGCAGGCGCGGCCCCGGAGTCCCCGCGCCGCGGCGCCGACCTATATGTCCTCCCTGAGATGGCCCTGACGGGATACTCCATCAGGGACGAAGTCCCTAGGCTCGCCGAGACGCTCGACGGCCCCTCGGTTAGGAGGATATCAGCCCTCTCCCGAGAGCTTGGGTCGGGGATAATATTGGGGATGCCGGAGAGGGACAAGAGGCTCAGAGGGCATATCTACAACTCCGCCGTCCTTGCGCTCCCCGATGGGAGCGTGGGGGTCTACAGGAAGTGCCATCTGGCGAACTTTGGGCCCTTCGACGAGAAGAGGTATTTCCTCCCCGGCAGGGAGCTCCCCGTCTTCGAGACGCCCTGGGGTAGGCTGGGGGTGCTGATATGCTACGACATCTTTTTCCCGGAGGCCGTGAAAACCCTTGCGCTGAGGGGTGCCGAGCTTGTGGTTGATATCTCTGCCTCCCCAACCCAGACCCGCCGCTTCTTCGAAGCGGTTTTGCCCGCGCGCGCTGTGGAGAGCACGGTCTTCGTCGCCTACTGCAACCTAGTCGGCACTGAGGGCCAGCTCGAGTTCTGGGGTGGGAGCCGAGTCATCGGCCCGAGACTGGAAATGAAGGCTCTCGGGCCGGACTATGAGGAGGCGGTCGTGGATGCGGAGCTGGATTTCTCGGACCTTGAGGCCGCGAGGCCACTCAGACCGACACTGAGGGACACAAGGCCGGAGCTTCTAGAGGAGCTCAAAGCGGCCCTTAGGGAGGTCTAGGACCGCCGGCTTTCTCATCGCTCCCATGGAAACCTTTTGTCGAAGTGGAGAGTCAGGGCCAGCGCGAGCTCTCTCGTGAGCAGCTCCACCCCGGTCAATAGCCTGTAGCCCCTCCTCACCTCCTCGCTCAGATGCCTGCCGAGACTCAGGCGCTCGATGCTCGCCTGGATGAGTTCCGCGGCCGTTGTGTGATCGCGCCTGACCTCGACCGCCCAGAGCCCCTCACGGATGTGTGGTGCGCTCATCCTCTTCGTCGAGCGCCTCCACTTTCCAATGAAATCAGGAGCTCTGGGGTTCCCGACCGGCGGTCCCTTGTGGACCATGACGCGCGGTAGCCTCCCAACCTCGAATTCGAAAATGAAGACCGTCTGCCCGCCCGCCTCGTGGAAGGATGAGGCGAGGAGGCGGAAGCCGTGCTCCTCGCAGAGCGCCGCTATCCCCCTTTCAAACTTCCTGAGCTGGGAGTAGTATATATCCGGAACCACACTGGGCGTTCGGAGCCCAATGCCCACAAGCTCCGTGCCCCTCCTCCGCAGCATCGCCGCCAGCTCACTCCGGGTCATCGGAACCGGCGGTCTGGGGAAGAAGAACTTCATGCTCGGCCTCCTGAGATAGCTCTGTGAGGCCGCGACGAACAGGGAAAATTTCTCGAGTGAGAGGGCGGAGGCAACGTTCCGGCTAGGGTCGACGGGGTCGGAGAACAGGAGGGGCGAGTGTCTCTCGTCGGGGCATCCGCGGGCCCCATCGAGAGAGAGCTCGACCCTCCCGGACCAGCGCGAAGCGGCTTCCAGCACCGCTCTGAAGCTCTCGAACTTAAGCACAAGGAGCTCGGCCAGATAGCCAGAGAAGCCGCGCACGGCCTCCTCCGCTCCGTAGGCCCCAATGCCCTTAAGGAAGCTCTTGAGCAGCCTGACCTCGGCCCTCTGGGCGTCGGTGATTCTTTCCGCGACAAAGCGAGTGTGGAAGGGAGTTCTGTCCACCGCGCTCATCCTCTGGGCGGTGTCGGTGATGCGGTAACAGGGGACGACCTCTGCCTCAAAACCGCCGAATTCGCCCCTGATGTACGGGTGCTCCGCGTAGCGCCTGATTCCCCCCAGGACCCTCATGCCGAGCTCCAGGCCCTTCTCCTCGAGCTCCTCCCTCGGGACATCCGGCGGGAAGAGAAAAAAGACGTCGATGTCTGGGTGGGTCAGATGAGTCCCCTTCGCGACCGAGCCCACAAGTAGCGGCTCGCCCCTCAGCCCGAGCTCCGCGGCTGCGAGCCGGACGCGCTCGACGAGGCCCCTGGCAGCCGCCTCAATGCGCGACTGCTCCTCCGGCGAGGGAGTCACCATCCTGAGAACCCTTCTCTCGATTCCATGCATTGATGGGAAATCGCCGTGCTGATATAAAAGGCATTGGAAGGCCCGGCTGGACGCGGGCGGTAGCGCCTCCAATCCGGTCCCCAGCCGGTGATGCCGCGCCGCTTCCCCGCGCCGGACTGCGTCATCTCAGCCACGGAGCCGGGGCGGCGCGTGGGTATCGTCGCGCCCCCAGCTCATCCCAAAAGAGCGACCTCCCTGACGTCGGAGTAGACCGGTCCCGCCCTCCCGAGCACACTCTTCTTCAGCTTCACGCGCTCAACGCGCATCGAGCCGAAGTCCTCGCTCGCCCTCGCCCTCAGTATTTCCTGAATTCTCTCCCTGCCCCTCCGACTCTTAACCCTAGCCAGGGTCATGTGAGGCGTAAACCCTCCCCTATCCACCATACCCAGCGGGGCGAGCTCCTCGTCGAGCCTTCTCGCGATTTCAGCGAGGGGCTCCGTTCCACTCAGGCCGACCCAGACGACCCTGATGTAATTCATATCGGGAAAGGCGCCGGTCCCCCGGAAACTGAGCTCGAAGGGCGCCACGCCCCCGACGCTCCTCTTCATCGCCTCGTGAATACCATCCACAGATGCCTCCTCTGTGTCCCCAAGGAACTTCAGGGTGATGTGGAGATTGCCGGGCTCCACGAGCTTCAGATCAGCCCCGGAAGAGGCGAGCTCCTCGGCGAGCTTCCGGAAGCTAGGCCTGTCCCCAACCTCAACAGCGATGAAGGCCCTGAAGACCATTCAGCCCCACCCACCCCCGCCGGGGCGCTTATTTTCCCGGCTCGAACGCCATGACGGGCCCAGCTCACCCTTAGAGGTGCTTGAGTGCTCGCCCGGCGGCCGCGGATACCCTCTCCTCCTCACTAAGGCCAGAAAAACTGCGAGCGGGGGGAGGAGGATAACAGCGAAGGTGCAGGGCATACGCCCGACTTTGACGGTGAAGGTGTCCATCTTCACCGTTGCCCCGTCCCTGACCACGGTGTAGGAGAACAGGTACTCGCCCTCCGCCGCGGACCTCGAGACCCTCATCGGAAATATGAAATCCACGGCCCTCCCCACGGGGACTTCATAGGTCTTGCTCCCGTTTGAGCCGTCGGTGAAGGCGAACTCGGGCCTCGGAGAGATGGTTATGGTGTAGTTCGCGCTCTGATGCGAGGTCAGGGTGAAGACAGTGCTGAACTCCTCTCCGGGGGAGGGGTCGCGGGTTGTGCTTACCTGAATGTCCGGGTAGGTTTCGTCATCCGCGGCCGCCGGGGCCCAGAGGAAAACCGCGGCGAGAAGGGCGAGGAGGGCGGGGAGGGCTCGCCACCGGTAGCCCCCTCCCCCCTCTCCCCTCTTCACGGATGGAGGACGCATCATTAAATCCTTATCACGAACTGAAGAGATAAATCCAGCGGTGCAGCGGAAGTATATTCTACCACTTCCGTCGTTCCACCCATCGTGGGCTGGGTCAGGGATTTAAGCAGAATTTATACCCTAGCCGCAGGGGCTTTCTGTGTGGTCAGCTTCTTCGAGATTCTCCTCCTTGCGGCCGTGGCGAGGGATACTCTCGTCACCTTCTGCGCCGCCCTCTCCATAATCCTCCTCATCATCGGCTCCTTCCTAATATACTTCGGCCTCCAGCTCTTCGAGGGCTTTTTCGAAACGATAACCGCGCGTCCGGCCACGATGCCCCCCTACACTTTCGGCCCGGGCGCGGGCCGAGACCCCTATCTGCAGTGGTACCATTATTATTACCAATTCTATTACCCATACCAGCATTATTATTATCCGGCGCACTACCAGTATTACCAGAGTAACCCTTTGTATCGACCATACTACCAAGGCACCGGCTACCAGCAGAGCTGGCCGGCAGAAATCGCCGGTTACGGTGGCGGTGCTCGAGACTGGCCCTCGGGCGCGGGACAGCCCCCGCCCCCCTCATCGCCGAAGGCCCTCGAGCTCCCTCCCGCCTGGATGCTCATGGCGATTTT
Encoded here:
- the coaT gene encoding choice-of-anchor T family protein, producing the protein MSGAGGMAGPVRRGLALCATAIFLTLLTLQQNSSGDGPPLLPDIYLSDDDITITTLWGDPAPECILPDYLHVCATVHNRGPGEASSVNVSIYVDGRLVCILPLAGTLAADEPFNSGHVEYIWDATSLSFGEHTLRVEAGAPCGDANPGDNGASRGLMVGWAPALLIRTDETTRTANSTPDGGEIVRFTGSVSVYDDSGGPVEVTLDASTDRGWDADILPRNMVFTNSSPQAFVATVLVPPGAGEPGITTLTINGMAFNGYFLDLASTMASIVIQPYCCFTVEPVRDWYPVGPGGVAGLEIAVTNTGNSIDSFRISIENQKELGRRGWEFIMERTTLARLSPGSKSSATLYIRAPAAGGGRAEIRLNVSSLNAENMHSPVSEVRTVTVEARKGEPQPVITLENAAAVLLLVFWVAVVVDLLRWRKRLGPAPSGSGREGHGNNI
- the coaT gene encoding choice-of-anchor T family protein; protein product: MERGSRLVCALAALLLFLPPVSEGSRAGDLPDLSVSPEGIAFIVNGEKANLSIAGLPVMLSITVRNAGPGSSEGGFVLITIDGSPAANLSLNTTLSPSAPLNVTTVEWLWNGTAPAGSHTVRVEVNDTAGDADPSNNAAVVVFRTITEPVVKVYLDRALAEAEVSESAQGNVRLTGCVNVKSEEGVRLMIQMTASTDTGWPTSVSPLEAVFDSSGTRAFEALVVVPQATPASIIGTLTLQARGRGDGFVTGVASQTAKIIVRPYFRVGMEASPPHSEAAPGGEAEFYLKIWNQGNSVDSFDLAVENLRELVRDGWLVMLSSQGAYHVAPGECGTVKVTVRAPERSSLYTDETAIIRLHVTSQGAAARNESVSASDIVYVHERGYNQPAVAFLALAVVLVLALAVGYILVWWRRRGEER
- a CDS encoding right-handed parallel beta-helix repeat-containing protein; this translates as MPKSPRALLFAAVALMLVPPLLPASEGGAGSGRATPPPSPGDWLVNDTTILTGEDIVLKGNLTVGPSGSLTLTCCTLTLDCSYPGEFGVSVLAGGELILRQSTLQSSNVSRGFLFTAHRGSLIEISRSTVRHAGVGKSADGSLSGLRVLTPYTTIHNTTFERCYQCLHVRDTTLRLTDCELRDSEEGVAAFNSTLIVSRCTFRDINSTAILASDRSALSVSFSNFTGNRKFGIYVSRSTLDARRNTFTGNYNAIWAEYSSSAVSENSTMLNNTYRGVGLMSCASTRVSDHVITGTQIYPIEVRSTRALLENITLSRGLLDIYLTDRAYVECVNCTVRPTNISVGDAHSRLNVSWFLGASVVWWSSDGPVQGAEVRAYNASGALAFQGVTDAQGRLSFGKALEYTYARDFRLYYGPYKVVASRGGRSGYAFSSPDRSLDVLIKLDDIGPVVRVEAPENGTHLPTREFELRGTAWDNETSVTLVEYRTGSGAWKSAKGTSFWNATLNLSDGTHTVQVRAWDATNNTGLASLTVTVDTKPPMLCVTAPASGNVTRNSETLMLGYTEAGASVTVNGAQVAVDNRSGAFNTTLRLTEGDNVFLVEARDRAGNRARVTVVVRLDTMILPFEVYPLNGTFTNQTNLTIFGAIEENTTLKVCTVDDETNLTWNELAINVTGRNFSLEYPLRNGTSHLRVSAWDRYGNNATADIYVTLDTSPPLINLSSPPSQLYYTRERRLVFAGVVERGASLTLNGKPVLVEEGNFSKPVTLDLGENVFVITASDAAGNTRVLVYRVVLDRERPFLNVTSPKNGARTTASKVLVKGFTEQCATVIVNGKPARVDASGAFKKEVALREGNNTIEIVAYDLAGNPSRVQRLVVRERQRPILSELEFGAVIALALVLVFVGVVAWDTKRTTGKWGLKRPTWLRVPDRLRALIPKPTFGREEYEAGAGAVQAAARREGAEPEKDRGAAEEALQAPLAGAKAAAGAGVGGGPGPAPPTKPAQPPQPTKLGEEYRISEKPVPEPFKPLPPPTEVPVPVPDTAPTGATPSPPPASGAPTAGASTAAGPAPSGAGGAGGAAPATATTGPSAPASPPSPSQPPGAPLQPPKPEPRPEELDPLAEILGTPTKKL
- the cca gene encoding CCA tRNA nucleotidyltransferase; translated protein: MHGIERRVLRMVTPSPEEQSRIEAAARGLVERVRLAAAELGLRGEPLLVGSVAKGTHLTHPDIDVFFLFPPDVPREELEEKGLELGMRVLGGIRRYAEHPYIRGEFGGFEAEVVPCYRITDTAQRMSAVDRTPFHTRFVAERITDAQRAEVRLLKSFLKGIGAYGAEEAVRGFSGYLAELLVLKFESFRAVLEAASRWSGRVELSLDGARGCPDERHSPLLFSDPVDPSRNVASALSLEKFSLFVAASQSYLRRPSMKFFFPRPPVPMTRSELAAMLRRRGTELVGIGLRTPSVVPDIYYSQLRKFERGIAALCEEHGFRLLASSFHEAGGQTVFIFEFEVGRLPRVMVHKGPPVGNPRAPDFIGKWRRSTKRMSAPHIREGLWAVEVRRDHTTAAELIQASIERLSLGRHLSEEVRRGYRLLTGVELLTRELALALTLHFDKRFPWER
- the thpR gene encoding RNA 2',3'-cyclic phosphodiesterase; this encodes MVFRAFIAVEVGDRPSFRKLAEELASSGADLKLVEPGNLHITLKFLGDTEEASVDGIHEAMKRSVGGVAPFELSFRGTGAFPDMNYIRVVWVGLSGTEPLAEIARRLDEELAPLGMVDRGGFTPHMTLARVKSRRGRERIQEILRARASEDFGSMRVERVKLKKSVLGRAGPVYSDVREVALLG